The following proteins are co-located in the Eleginops maclovinus isolate JMC-PN-2008 ecotype Puerto Natales chromosome 1, JC_Emac_rtc_rv5, whole genome shotgun sequence genome:
- the LOC134872455 gene encoding lens fiber major intrinsic protein-like codes for MWEFRSMNFWRAVFAEFFGTMFFVFFGMGAALRWTTGPHHVLHVALCFGLAAATLIQSIGHISGGHINPAVTFAYLVGSQMSLFRAIFYIAAQCLGAVAGAAVLYGVTPGNMRGNMAMNTLQPGISLGMGVTVEVFLTMQLVVCIFAVTDERRNGRLGSAALSIGFAVTIGHLMGMYYTGAGMNPARSFAPAVLFRNFVNHWVYWVGPMIGGAMGALLYDFMLFPRMRGLSERLATLKGSRPPESETQQDTRGEPIELKTQAL; via the exons ATGTGGGAGTTCAGGTCAATGAATTTTTGGCGGGCGGTCTTCGCCGAGTTCTTCGGGACCATGTTCTTCGTGTTTTTTGGCATGGGTGCAGCCCTTCGCTGGACAACCGGGCCTCATCATGTCCTTCATGTGGCCCTGTGCTTTGGGCTGGCAGCTGCCACCCTCATCCAGTCCATCGGCCACATCAGTGGCGGCCACATTAATCCTGCTGTCACCTTCGCCTACCTTGTTGGCTCACAGATGTCTCTTTTCCGCGCCATTTTCTACATTGCCGCCCAGTGCCTGGGTGCTGTAGCTGGAGCTGCCGTGCTGTACGGTGTCACACCCGGAAACATGAGAGGAAACATGGCAATGAACACG CTGCAGCCTGGCATCAGTCTGGGAATGGGCGTCACTGTGGAGGTTTTCCTCACCATGCAGCTTGTGGTGTGCATCTTCGCCGTGACCGATGAGAGGAGAAACGGACGCCTGGGATCCGCAGCCCTATCCATCGGCTTCGCCGTCACCATTGGACATCTGATGGGG ATGTACTACACCGGTGCTGGGATGAACCCTGCCAGGTCCTTCGCCCCTGCTGTGCTCTTCAGGAACTTTGTAAACCACTGG GTGTACTGGGTGGGGCCCATGATAGGAGGTGCAATGGGCGCCCTTCTGTACGATTTCATGCTGTTCCCCCGCATGAGGGGTCTTTCCGAGCGCCTCGCCACACTGAAGGGCAGCCGGCCCCCAGAGAGCGAGACCCAGCAGGACACCCGCGGCGAGCCCATCGAGCTCAAGACGCAAGCCCTATAA